One Psychrobacillus glaciei genomic region harbors:
- a CDS encoding GlsB/YeaQ/YmgE family stress response membrane protein, whose protein sequence is MGFILYLIIGGIIGWLAGLILGRDIPGGIIGNIIAGIIGAWIGGLIFSDMGPIVWGMAIIPALIGAIILVAILSLILKSMRR, encoded by the coding sequence ATGGGATTTATTCTATATTTAATTATTGGTGGTATTATCGGATGGTTAGCAGGTTTAATCTTAGGTAGAGACATTCCAGGTGGAATTATTGGAAATATCATTGCTGGTATCATTGGGGCGTGGATAGGGGGATTAATCTTCTCAGATATGGGTCCTATTGTATGGGGAATGGCAATTATTCCAGCTTTAATAGGTGCAATTATTTTAGTCGCTATTTTAAGTCTAATCTTAAAATCTATGCGTAGATAA
- a CDS encoding ABC transporter transmembrane domain-containing protein codes for MKVFLDLGWFFKERKKQYLIGILMLMFVAFLQLLPPKIIGLIVDEISEGTLGKAFLVKWLGILALAAIGMYILRYYWRIMIFGSSIFLARQLREKLFHHFTKMSPSFYQKKRVGDLMAHATNDLSAVQQTAGAGVLTLVDSITTGGFVIAAMAITINWKLTLIALIPLPLMAILTSYYGKLLHQRFRYAQEAFSDLNDKAQESISGVKVIKTFGQEKEDTEDFVQLSQEVVDKNIHVAKVDSLFDPTISLIVGMCFFLSIVFGTRFILAGDMSIGDLFAFTSYLGLLVWPMLAFGWLFNIVERGRASYDRINNLLEEKVEIDDKEGALDQKPEGDLQFHIEEFKFPGDDRVAMHNVHFTLKRGETLGIVGKTGAGKTAILKLLMREFEGHTGQIIYGDHAIDDYKKRRLREAIGYVPQDHFLFSTTVAGNIAFANADATTEQVHEAAKLAYIHEDILQFTEGYDTIVGERGVSLSGGQKQRISIARALMMEPELLILDDSLSAVDARTEEAILEALKAKRTDETTIITSHRLSAIQHAHQIIVMSEGTIIEKGSHEQLMEVKGVYFEMYQLQQLETLVEKGGEE; via the coding sequence GTGAAAGTATTTTTAGATTTGGGATGGTTTTTTAAAGAAAGGAAAAAGCAGTATTTAATTGGGATTCTCATGCTTATGTTTGTTGCATTTCTCCAGCTGCTTCCACCAAAAATAATTGGTCTTATTGTGGACGAAATAAGCGAAGGAACATTGGGTAAAGCATTTCTAGTCAAATGGCTTGGAATTTTAGCACTTGCTGCTATTGGGATGTACATTCTCCGCTATTATTGGCGTATTATGATATTCGGTTCTTCTATCTTCTTAGCTAGACAGCTTAGAGAGAAATTATTTCATCATTTTACGAAAATGTCTCCTTCGTTTTATCAGAAAAAACGTGTGGGAGATTTAATGGCTCACGCAACGAATGATTTGTCCGCCGTTCAACAAACTGCAGGTGCTGGTGTTCTAACACTTGTAGATTCCATTACTACTGGTGGGTTTGTTATAGCAGCCATGGCAATAACGATTAACTGGAAGCTTACGTTAATTGCACTTATCCCGCTTCCTTTGATGGCGATATTGACGAGTTATTACGGAAAGTTATTACATCAGCGTTTTCGTTATGCCCAAGAAGCTTTTTCTGATTTAAATGACAAGGCACAAGAAAGTATTTCTGGTGTAAAGGTTATTAAAACATTCGGACAGGAAAAAGAAGACACTGAGGATTTTGTTCAGTTATCACAAGAAGTCGTGGATAAAAATATTCATGTTGCAAAAGTAGATTCGTTATTCGATCCGACCATATCACTCATTGTCGGTATGTGTTTCTTCTTATCCATTGTGTTTGGAACTCGATTTATCCTCGCTGGCGATATGTCCATTGGTGATTTATTTGCATTTACGTCATATTTAGGTCTTCTTGTTTGGCCAATGCTTGCCTTTGGTTGGTTATTTAATATTGTGGAGCGTGGTCGTGCTTCATATGACCGTATTAATAATTTATTAGAAGAAAAAGTGGAAATTGACGACAAAGAAGGTGCATTAGACCAAAAGCCAGAAGGGGACTTACAGTTTCATATAGAAGAGTTTAAATTCCCTGGCGATGATCGAGTAGCTATGCATAATGTACACTTCACGTTAAAACGAGGAGAAACATTAGGGATAGTCGGCAAAACTGGAGCAGGAAAGACGGCAATTTTAAAACTATTAATGAGAGAATTTGAAGGGCATACAGGGCAAATCATCTACGGAGATCATGCTATCGATGATTATAAAAAGCGACGATTACGAGAAGCAATTGGCTATGTACCACAAGATCACTTCTTGTTTTCAACGACTGTTGCAGGCAATATTGCTTTCGCAAATGCAGATGCGACAACAGAGCAAGTACACGAAGCAGCAAAACTAGCTTACATTCATGAAGACATATTACAGTTTACAGAAGGCTATGACACGATAGTAGGGGAACGAGGGGTATCTCTTTCAGGTGGACAAAAGCAACGTATTTCGATTGCACGTGCATTAATGATGGAGCCTGAATTACTTATTTTGGATGATTCTTTATCAGCAGTGGATGCACGCACGGAAGAAGCTATTTTAGAAGCATTGAAAGCAAAACGGACGGATGAAACAACAATCATTACATCTCATCGTCTCAGTGCGATTCAACATGCCCACCAAATTATTGTCATGAGTGAAGGGACCATCATTGAAAAAGGGTCTCACGAACAATTAATGGAAGTAAAAGGAGTATATTTTGAAATGTATCAATTGCAGCAACTAGAGACATTAGTTGAAAAGGGTGGTGAAGAGTAA
- a CDS encoding response regulator — protein MPTVLVVDDAVFMRATIKRMLENHQFEIIGEAANGKEAVEKYRELLPDVVTMDITMPVMTGIEAVKKIMTEFPEAKVVMVTALGQQKLIVEAIESGAKDFITKPFNPDQIVQILQNVTNWAEN, from the coding sequence ATGCCAACAGTATTAGTAGTAGACGATGCAGTCTTCATGCGCGCGACTATAAAAAGAATGCTAGAGAACCATCAATTTGAAATAATTGGTGAAGCAGCCAATGGTAAAGAAGCTGTAGAAAAGTATCGCGAATTATTGCCAGATGTAGTGACAATGGATATTACAATGCCAGTAATGACTGGTATTGAAGCAGTGAAAAAGATTATGACGGAGTTTCCAGAAGCAAAAGTTGTGATGGTTACTGCATTAGGTCAACAAAAACTGATTGTAGAAGCAATTGAAAGTGGGGCAAAAGATTTTATCACTAAACCTTTTAATCCAGATCAAATTGTACAGATATTACAAAATGTAACAAATTGGGCCGAAAATTGA
- a CDS encoding ABC transporter ATP-binding protein, giving the protein MNEKQPQLTGKDQWNILKRLLTFLKPHTKVISIALFLLILTVTGDILGPYLIKTFMDDYLTPRNFPTGPLVGLALGYVFIQVGNVVVSYFQLLKFQEIALKIIQQMRIDVFTKVHKLGMRYFDKTPAGSIVSRVTNDTEAIKDMFVSVLVGFVQSGFLIIGVYIAMFILNVKLALFATILLPIMFVVIKTYRKYSSVVYQDLRERLSQLNAKLAESLQGMTMIQAFRQEDRLQDEFNDINDSHWNAGKRNIKLDSILLRPAIDLVYALAIIMVLSYFGITSMNNVVEVGVIYAFVTYIDRFFEPINQVMQRLSIFQQAIVAASRVFKLLDEEDLAPVQKNVEEANIEQGKIEFKNVTFSYDGKTDVLKNISFTAEPGQTVALVGHTGSGKSSIINLLMRFYEFEQGDIKIDGHSVKDFKTEEIREKVGLVLQDPFLFYGDIASNIRLHAKKMTDEEVKAAAEFVQANHFIEKLPFAYKQKVTERGSTFSSGQRQLVAFARTIATNPKILVLDEATANIDTETEVAIQSSLEKMRKGRTTIAIAHRLSTIQDAELILVLHHGEIVERGTHQQLLNEKGLYHKMYLLQNGVIEDIA; this is encoded by the coding sequence ATGAATGAAAAGCAGCCACAGCTTACAGGAAAAGATCAGTGGAACATACTAAAAAGATTATTAACATTTTTAAAACCACATACAAAAGTAATTAGTATTGCATTATTTTTACTAATATTAACAGTAACCGGAGATATACTCGGACCATATTTAATCAAAACATTTATGGATGACTATTTAACTCCAAGAAATTTCCCTACTGGACCACTAGTCGGATTAGCACTTGGTTATGTGTTTATTCAAGTAGGAAATGTTGTCGTTAGTTATTTTCAATTATTGAAATTTCAGGAGATCGCACTGAAAATTATTCAACAAATGCGCATTGATGTATTTACTAAAGTGCATAAACTAGGGATGCGATATTTTGACAAAACACCTGCAGGAAGTATTGTGTCACGCGTGACGAACGATACAGAAGCGATAAAAGATATGTTCGTTAGTGTATTAGTAGGGTTTGTACAAAGTGGATTTTTAATAATAGGTGTGTACATTGCTATGTTCATATTGAATGTTAAATTAGCATTGTTCGCAACAATATTATTACCAATAATGTTTGTTGTTATAAAAACATATAGAAAGTATAGTTCCGTTGTTTACCAAGATTTACGTGAACGACTTAGTCAACTTAACGCAAAGCTTGCAGAGTCGTTGCAAGGGATGACAATGATTCAAGCCTTTAGGCAAGAAGACAGATTACAAGATGAATTTAATGATATAAACGACTCGCATTGGAATGCAGGAAAACGGAATATCAAGCTAGATAGTATTCTCCTACGTCCTGCAATCGATTTAGTGTACGCTTTGGCCATTATCATGGTACTCAGTTATTTTGGGATTACTTCCATGAATAACGTCGTGGAAGTTGGAGTTATATACGCATTTGTCACTTATATAGACCGTTTCTTTGAGCCAATCAATCAAGTGATGCAACGGCTATCTATCTTTCAACAGGCAATTGTTGCTGCCTCTCGAGTATTCAAGCTATTGGATGAAGAAGATTTAGCTCCAGTACAAAAAAATGTGGAAGAAGCTAACATTGAACAAGGGAAAATAGAATTTAAAAATGTGACGTTTTCGTATGATGGAAAAACAGATGTACTGAAAAATATTTCATTCACAGCGGAACCAGGTCAAACTGTTGCTTTAGTGGGACACACTGGAAGCGGAAAAAGTTCTATTATTAACTTACTCATGCGTTTCTATGAATTTGAACAAGGGGATATTAAAATTGACGGTCATTCTGTCAAAGATTTTAAAACGGAGGAAATTCGCGAGAAAGTGGGTCTAGTACTGCAAGATCCATTTCTATTCTATGGGGATATTGCAAGCAACATACGATTGCATGCCAAAAAAATGACCGATGAAGAAGTGAAAGCCGCAGCGGAATTCGTGCAGGCGAATCATTTTATAGAAAAACTTCCGTTTGCTTACAAGCAAAAAGTAACCGAGAGAGGCTCTACCTTCTCAAGTGGACAAAGACAATTGGTAGCATTTGCGCGAACGATTGCAACGAATCCGAAAATACTTGTATTAGATGAAGCGACAGCGAATATTGATACAGAGACAGAAGTTGCTATACAAAGTAGTCTAGAGAAAATGCGGAAAGGACGGACAACGATTGCAATTGCCCATCGATTAAGTACGATACAAGATGCTGAGTTAATATTAGTACTTCATCACGGAGAAATAGTAGAACGAGGTACTCACCAACAACTGTTGAACGAGAAAGGTTTATATCATAAAATGTACTTACTTCAAAACGGTGTTATAGAGGATATCGCTTAA
- a CDS encoding cytochrome c biogenesis CcdA family protein has translation MNTDINFLLAFGAGFLSFISPCTLPLYPAFLSYITGMSLEEIKTDKKQMQKRGMLHTLFFLLGFSIIFVAIGFATSFVGTFFIQYDDLLRQVGAIFIVIFGLIIVGVFNPEFLMKEKRLQFKNRPAGYFGTILIGMAFAAGWTPCTGPILAAVIVMAGSNPDAGMLYMLAYVFGFAIPFFVLSFFVTRLNWIRKNSNLIVKVGGYIMIALGILLFFDGLTYIIQILSPIFGEFQGF, from the coding sequence GTGAATACCGATATAAACTTTTTACTGGCATTTGGTGCAGGTTTTTTAAGTTTTATTTCACCTTGTACGTTGCCACTGTATCCCGCATTCTTATCCTATATTACAGGAATGTCATTAGAAGAAATTAAAACCGATAAGAAACAAATGCAAAAAAGAGGAATGTTACATACATTATTCTTCTTATTAGGATTTTCTATTATCTTTGTTGCAATCGGATTTGCAACATCATTTGTAGGTACTTTTTTCATTCAATATGATGATCTACTTCGCCAAGTTGGAGCAATTTTTATTGTCATTTTTGGTTTAATCATCGTAGGGGTCTTTAATCCAGAGTTCTTAATGAAAGAGAAGCGTCTTCAGTTTAAAAATCGTCCTGCTGGTTATTTCGGAACTATTTTAATCGGAATGGCATTTGCTGCTGGTTGGACGCCATGTACTGGACCGATTTTAGCTGCAGTAATAGTTATGGCTGGATCGAATCCTGATGCTGGGATGTTGTATATGCTAGCCTATGTATTTGGATTTGCTATTCCATTTTTTGTATTGTCATTCTTTGTCACGCGCCTTAACTGGATTCGTAAAAATAGTAATTTAATCGTGAAAGTTGGCGGTTATATTATGATTGCTCTTGGAATCCTATTATTTTTTGATGGTTTAACTTATATTATTCAAATTCTAAGTCCAATTTTCGGAGAGTTTCAAGGATTTTAA
- a CDS encoding DUF1659 domain-containing protein → MANLEYKQAVLKLVFEGGLTEEGKMKTKSKSYRNIQASASAEGLDTVATTLANFSNSPYIGAEKVETLNLI, encoded by the coding sequence ATGGCAAATCTAGAATATAAGCAAGCAGTCTTAAAGTTAGTATTTGAAGGAGGATTGACAGAAGAAGGGAAAATGAAAACGAAATCTAAATCTTATCGTAACATTCAAGCAAGCGCATCAGCGGAAGGATTAGATACGGTTGCCACAACACTTGCAAACTTTTCAAACAGTCCCTATATTGGAGCTGAAAAAGTAGAAACATTGAATTTAATCTAA
- a CDS encoding YvrJ family protein, with translation MEQWLSLIQDVGFPIFVSFYLMHRVESKLEEIKHALLSLK, from the coding sequence ATGGAACAGTGGCTTTCATTGATTCAAGATGTAGGCTTCCCTATATTTGTGTCATTTTACCTAATGCACAGGGTAGAAAGCAAACTAGAAGAAATCAAACATGCACTGTTATCTTTAAAATAG
- a CDS encoding cysteine hydrolase family protein: MRKALVVVDYTVDFVAENGALTCGKSGQVIEESIVRLTNEFIANNDLVVFSVDLHEENNPFHPETKLFPPHNILHSLGRELYGKLKPVYENNKESIIWMDKTRYSSFAGTNLLQLLRERHIEEVHIIGVCTDICVLHTAVDAYNLGFSIVIHEDAVASFNEVGHKWALDHFKNTLGANVLIK; this comes from the coding sequence TTGAGAAAAGCATTAGTAGTTGTGGATTATACTGTAGATTTTGTTGCAGAAAATGGAGCACTAACTTGTGGGAAATCTGGACAAGTTATAGAGGAATCGATTGTGCGATTAACGAATGAGTTTATAGCTAATAACGATCTAGTCGTGTTTTCTGTAGACTTACATGAAGAAAACAATCCATTTCACCCAGAAACTAAACTATTCCCTCCTCATAATATTCTTCATTCACTAGGACGTGAATTATACGGAAAGCTTAAACCAGTATATGAAAACAATAAAGAATCTATTATATGGATGGATAAAACACGCTACAGCTCTTTTGCTGGTACCAATTTGCTTCAATTATTAAGAGAACGTCATATAGAAGAAGTACATATAATAGGTGTATGTACAGATATTTGCGTGTTGCATACCGCAGTCGATGCCTATAACTTAGGTTTCTCAATTGTCATCCATGAGGATGCAGTAGCTAGCTTTAATGAAGTAGGACATAAATGGGCTTTAGATCATTTTAAAAATACGCTAGGTGCTAATGTTCTAATAAAATAA
- a CDS encoding SCO family protein — protein sequence MKKLIAIISISLLVLAGCGSSGNFEAQTNWEVQDFNYVNQHNKKVSLEGLKGTVWLATFVFTNCTSVCPPMTFNMSEIQQMLVDKGVKDYKIVAFSVDPEVDTPQKLQEYLGNYDVADESKWQLLTGYKQDEIANFAEKSFKTLVKDDPKSNQVIHGTSFYLVDQNGVVVKNYSGVSDVPKEEIVMDVENLVEDGK from the coding sequence ATGAAGAAATTAATAGCTATTATTTCTATATCATTACTTGTCCTTGCAGGTTGTGGAAGTAGTGGAAATTTTGAAGCACAAACAAATTGGGAAGTGCAAGATTTCAATTATGTAAACCAACATAATAAAAAGGTTTCGTTAGAAGGTCTGAAAGGAACTGTTTGGCTAGCTACATTTGTCTTTACAAACTGTACTTCCGTTTGTCCTCCAATGACCTTTAATATGAGCGAAATTCAACAAATGCTTGTAGATAAAGGGGTAAAAGATTACAAAATTGTTGCCTTTAGTGTAGATCCTGAAGTAGATACACCTCAGAAGCTTCAAGAGTACTTAGGAAACTATGATGTAGCTGATGAAAGCAAGTGGCAGCTTTTAACTGGTTATAAACAAGATGAAATTGCGAATTTCGCAGAGAAATCATTTAAAACGCTAGTAAAAGATGATCCGAAATCCAATCAAGTTATTCACGGTACCTCCTTTTATTTAGTAGACCAAAACGGGGTAGTTGTAAAAAACTATAGTGGAGTGTCGGATGTACCAAAAGAAGAAATTGTGATGGATGTGGAAAATTTAGTTGAAGACGGTAAATAA
- a CDS encoding CcdC family protein: MFDKIQPNIMIILSSIFAIGMGILVTTIRAKSSKKPASVKKILLPPLFMSTGALMFVLPYFRVTGMEVLEAIAVGMLFSTVLIWTSKFERRDGEIYLKQSKAFIFIIIGLLVVRIVGKLILSSTIDVGQLSGMFWILAFGMIVPWRIAMFLQYMKLQKAGVIE, encoded by the coding sequence ATGTTTGATAAAATCCAACCTAATATTATGATTATTCTTTCCTCCATTTTTGCTATCGGAATGGGGATTCTCGTAACGACGATTCGAGCAAAGTCTTCCAAAAAACCTGCAAGTGTCAAAAAGATATTATTACCACCGTTATTTATGTCCACAGGTGCACTCATGTTTGTATTACCATACTTTCGGGTAACAGGGATGGAAGTACTAGAAGCAATCGCAGTAGGGATGCTATTCTCTACTGTACTTATTTGGACCTCGAAGTTTGAGCGGAGAGATGGAGAAATCTATTTAAAGCAATCTAAAGCTTTTATTTTCATCATTATTGGATTGCTAGTAGTTCGTATAGTCGGAAAGTTAATATTAAGCTCAACCATTGATGTTGGACAACTTAGTGGAATGTTTTGGATACTAGCTTTTGGAATGATTGTACCTTGGCGTATTGCCATGTTTTTGCAGTATATGAAACTCCAAAAAGCAGGAGTAATTGAATAG
- the serC gene encoding 3-phosphoserine/phosphohydroxythreonine transaminase, with product MDQSNQRTFNFNAGPSALPLEVLEKAQKELVNFRGTGMSIMEMSHRSAPFEDIHNGAISRLRKLYSIPDNYEVLFLQGGASLQFSMIPMNFLKIGQQAGYIMTGSWSEKALEEAKLFGEPYEVASTKSNSYRNIPTLEELQFHLDDAYVHVTSNNTIYGTQWSVFPDTGEIPLIADMSSDIMSKPIDISKFGMIYAGAQKNLGPSGVTVVIVRKDLLVKANEEIPTILKYSTHVDGNSLYNTPPTFGIYMLGEVLNWVEEKGGLEVIAKNNEVKAKVIYDAIDNSNGFYTGHATLESRSLMNITFRVADESLEKLFLSEAKEVGFVGLNGHRSVGGCRASTYNAVPLEACQALSDFMVQFQNKHN from the coding sequence TTGGATCAATCAAATCAACGGACTTTTAATTTTAATGCAGGTCCTTCCGCTCTACCTCTAGAAGTTCTAGAGAAAGCTCAAAAGGAACTTGTTAATTTCCGTGGGACAGGTATGTCTATTATGGAGATGAGTCACCGTAGTGCTCCATTTGAAGATATACATAATGGAGCAATCTCTCGATTGAGAAAGCTATACTCTATTCCAGATAATTATGAAGTGCTTTTTCTTCAAGGTGGAGCTAGCCTTCAATTTTCGATGATACCTATGAACTTCTTAAAAATTGGCCAACAAGCGGGATACATAATGACGGGTTCTTGGTCAGAGAAAGCATTAGAAGAAGCTAAACTATTTGGGGAACCATATGAAGTAGCAAGTACAAAATCGAATAGTTACCGAAACATTCCTACACTAGAAGAGCTTCAGTTTCATTTAGACGACGCATATGTTCATGTAACATCGAATAATACGATTTACGGTACGCAGTGGTCTGTTTTTCCTGACACTGGTGAGATTCCATTAATCGCAGATATGTCGAGTGATATTATGTCGAAGCCAATTGATATAAGTAAATTTGGCATGATTTATGCTGGTGCGCAGAAAAACCTTGGACCTTCGGGTGTGACCGTTGTGATTGTTCGCAAAGACTTACTTGTAAAAGCAAATGAGGAAATTCCGACTATTTTAAAATACAGTACACATGTAGATGGTAATTCCTTATATAACACACCACCTACATTTGGTATTTATATGCTAGGTGAAGTACTCAACTGGGTAGAAGAAAAAGGTGGACTAGAGGTAATTGCTAAAAACAATGAGGTTAAAGCGAAAGTAATTTATGATGCAATTGATAATAGCAACGGTTTTTACACTGGGCATGCAACATTAGAAAGCCGTTCACTTATGAACATCACCTTCCGAGTTGCTGATGAATCATTAGAAAAACTGTTTTTATCCGAAGCAAAAGAAGTTGGTTTTGTCGGTTTAAATGGACATCGCTCTGTAGGTGGTTGCCGAGCTTCTACGTATAACGCAGTCCCATTAGAAGCTTGCCAAGCACTTAGTGACTTCATGGTTCAATTTCAGAACAAGCATAATTAA
- a CDS encoding lytic transglycosylase domain-containing protein encodes MKQKEKMSYKVKAWTIILLLPLTITIYILAIIGWQELQKIPAVQEWAESIQQGPNGKKLDVPSEYIPIYKKAAEKYSIPWTLLAAHHRIETKFSTMDPLLSPFGAEGHMQFMPCTFVGWSHPSCSGLGKGDIPEKDKVNPEIIAKYGGFGIDANGDGKADPYDLEDAIFSAANYLAASGAANGEIEKAIFHYNHSEKYVEDVLHFYHLYESQLDEIQAASIKKAGL; translated from the coding sequence ATGAAACAAAAAGAGAAAATGTCTTATAAAGTAAAGGCTTGGACCATTATCTTACTTCTACCTCTTACGATTACTATTTATATTTTAGCAATCATCGGGTGGCAAGAGCTTCAGAAAATACCCGCGGTACAAGAATGGGCGGAATCTATACAGCAAGGACCGAATGGAAAGAAATTAGATGTTCCAAGTGAATACATTCCTATATACAAAAAAGCAGCTGAAAAATACAGTATACCTTGGACTCTTCTTGCTGCGCATCATCGTATCGAAACAAAATTTTCAACGATGGATCCATTACTTTCTCCATTTGGAGCAGAAGGGCATATGCAGTTTATGCCTTGTACATTTGTAGGTTGGTCTCATCCTAGTTGTAGTGGTTTAGGCAAGGGGGATATACCGGAAAAGGATAAAGTTAATCCCGAAATAATCGCTAAATATGGCGGTTTTGGGATAGATGCAAACGGAGACGGAAAAGCTGATCCTTATGATTTGGAAGATGCAATCTTTAGTGCAGCAAATTATTTAGCCGCAAGTGGTGCAGCAAATGGGGAAATAGAAAAAGCAATTTTTCATTATAATCATAGCGAAAAATATGTGGAGGATGTTCTTCATTTTTATCATTTATATGAAAGCCAGTTAGATGAAATACAAGCTGCTTCTATAAAAAAGGCTGGACTCTAA
- a CDS encoding DUF2208 family protein yields MKNLLITIVLRILLIISFAIFAFVLVKNAQLSDMFLKREISFEYYMENEVNTGLYNVVALFFATLNSWYTHYQSKKRNNGRIIMKEIVIPEMIHDDERESEITGKSAKAAFSIMFVFSFILMASFSLVPYALNNPLSYAVFAIASLPIVGFIAYFIVSKVLYSR; encoded by the coding sequence ATGAAAAATTTACTTATAACAATTGTTTTACGAATACTTCTAATTATTTCTTTTGCAATCTTTGCATTCGTTCTTGTTAAAAATGCGCAGCTCTCTGATATGTTTTTAAAACGTGAAATAAGCTTTGAATATTATATGGAAAATGAGGTTAATACCGGATTGTACAATGTAGTTGCTCTATTTTTTGCTACTTTAAACTCATGGTACACACACTATCAATCAAAAAAACGTAATAATGGTAGAATAATAATGAAAGAAATAGTCATTCCTGAAATGATTCATGATGATGAAAGGGAATCTGAAATAACAGGTAAATCAGCAAAAGCAGCATTTTCTATCATGTTTGTTTTTAGTTTTATTTTAATGGCTAGTTTTTCTTTAGTTCCATATGCTTTGAATAATCCGTTATCTTATGCAGTCTTTGCCATTGCTTCTCTTCCAATAGTAGGTTTTATCGCTTATTTCATAGTTTCTAAGGTACTTTATTCTCGGTGA
- a CDS encoding cysteine-rich CWC family protein produces the protein MVKERFVMSNKYCPICGEENNSKMETVEQGSCWCMNEVRFPNTLLELVPFETIVKQCICKKCVDKNGIYSF, from the coding sequence ATGGTAAAGGAGCGTTTTGTTATGTCTAATAAATATTGTCCTATTTGCGGTGAAGAAAATAATAGTAAGATGGAGACAGTTGAGCAAGGAAGCTGTTGGTGTATGAATGAGGTTAGATTTCCTAATACATTGTTAGAATTGGTTCCATTCGAAACAATAGTAAAGCAATGTATATGTAAAAAATGTGTAGACAAGAATGGGATATATTCATTTTAA
- a CDS encoding helix-turn-helix transcriptional regulator: MLKNRVKELRARFNLTQGDLAEKTGVTRQTIVSLEKGNYIPSLLLAMNIAEVFGEPIEQIFYKKEDPK; the protein is encoded by the coding sequence TTGCTAAAAAATCGTGTGAAAGAATTAAGAGCAAGATTTAATTTGACGCAAGGGGATCTTGCAGAGAAAACAGGCGTAACAAGGCAAACAATTGTTTCATTGGAAAAAGGAAATTACATACCTTCATTGCTACTAGCAATGAATATCGCAGAAGTGTTTGGGGAGCCTATTGAACAGATTTTTTATAAGAAGGAAGACCCAAAATGA
- a CDS encoding DUF2922 domain-containing protein translates to MAKSLQLQFETTTGKRLMVTVDDPKDSLTNTEIEVGMEAIIASNVFHVEGIPLSIVKSARVVERNVTQII, encoded by the coding sequence ATGGCAAAATCATTACAACTGCAATTTGAAACAACAACTGGGAAAAGATTAATGGTAACTGTAGATGATCCGAAAGATTCACTAACGAATACAGAAATAGAAGTTGGGATGGAAGCGATTATTGCTAGTAATGTCTTCCATGTAGAAGGTATACCACTGTCGATTGTAAAAAGTGCAAGAGTAGTAGAACGCAACGTCACACAAATTATCTAA
- a CDS encoding DUF2621 domain-containing protein: MALTGWFLWFILFWVVLLVGLMAIGGFFMFRKFLKALPKNDGKSDLDWEAYYVDNTIHLWNDDQKALLNELVSPVPDLFRPVAKQKIAGKIGQLALEEKATSITRELLIRGYIIATPKRDHKFLRKKLAEMEIDVSPFNKFFQESETRKKAQ, translated from the coding sequence TTGGCTTTAACTGGTTGGTTTTTATGGTTTATTCTATTTTGGGTTGTTCTTTTAGTAGGTTTAATGGCCATCGGTGGATTCTTCATGTTCCGTAAGTTCCTAAAAGCACTTCCAAAAAACGATGGAAAATCAGATTTAGATTGGGAAGCATATTATGTAGATAACACCATTCATCTTTGGAATGATGATCAAAAAGCGCTTTTAAATGAATTAGTGAGTCCTGTGCCAGATCTTTTTAGACCAGTTGCAAAGCAAAAAATCGCTGGTAAAATTGGTCAGTTGGCACTCGAAGAAAAAGCGACTTCGATTACTCGCGAGTTACTAATTAGGGGCTATATAATTGCAACTCCAAAGCGAGATCATAAATTTCTGCGAAAAAAGTTAGCGGAAATGGAAATAGACGTTAGCCCGTTTAACAAGTTCTTTCAGGAATCTGAAACTAGAAAAAAGGCACAATAA